A genomic window from Agrobacterium larrymoorei includes:
- a CDS encoding winged helix-turn-helix domain-containing protein, which produces MSSYLLIAEQVLRAARRPLSARAILDRAYALEIAPFHLYGKTQHKTLQARLSEDILQRRDHSLFFRTKPGQFFLREFLTDVSIPAEYRQPIVARRRTRDLFLGPALSVSYSYAAKILRDGQFAKADLVEKIANSGCYQYIDPKKKKEDDVLLWAVSALTRSGKMLSYRAGRYRDDRDQFAHKRSIAFSTLVSETNHTLFDTQSLGIPDSALFAAAIDLDIPLPEAFSSGPKFDHLVRFLAWQLESEATKSLLAFVEVRAPDWFEPTVSRLSLNDLCWLDMSVPPNNWDDFDPPSQTILSYYFPRATLHG; this is translated from the coding sequence GTGAGTTCCTATCTGCTGATTGCAGAACAGGTCTTACGTGCGGCTCGCCGTCCTTTGTCTGCGCGTGCGATTTTAGATAGAGCATACGCTCTCGAAATTGCACCGTTTCACTTGTATGGCAAAACGCAACATAAAACGCTTCAGGCGCGACTGAGTGAAGATATCCTTCAGCGTCGCGACCACAGTCTCTTCTTTCGGACGAAGCCCGGGCAGTTTTTTCTCCGCGAATTTTTGACCGACGTATCGATCCCCGCAGAGTACCGACAGCCAATAGTCGCTAGAAGGCGCACACGAGACCTGTTCCTCGGACCAGCACTGTCTGTAAGCTACAGTTATGCTGCGAAAATACTGAGAGACGGCCAATTTGCAAAAGCCGATCTTGTGGAAAAGATAGCTAACTCGGGCTGCTATCAATATATTGATCCCAAAAAGAAAAAGGAGGACGATGTACTTCTTTGGGCTGTGTCAGCTCTAACTCGTTCCGGAAAAATGCTTTCTTATCGTGCTGGGAGGTACAGGGACGATCGCGATCAATTTGCACATAAGAGATCGATAGCTTTTTCGACCTTGGTCTCGGAGACCAACCACACGCTTTTCGACACACAAAGCCTGGGAATTCCTGATAGTGCACTATTTGCTGCGGCAATCGATTTAGATATCCCATTGCCGGAGGCATTCTCTTCCGGGCCGAAATTCGATCATCTTGTTCGGTTTTTAGCTTGGCAACTGGAATCAGAGGCAACGAAGAGTTTACTGGCTTTTGTTGAGGTCCGCGCTCCTGACTGGTTCGAGCCTACAGTGTCGCGACTATCGTTGAACGATCTGTGTTGGCTCGATATGAGCGTACCTCCCAACAATTGGGACGATTTCGATCCTCCGTCGCAAACCATTTTGTCGTACTACTTCCCGCGAGCCACACTGCATGGCTGA